In Fimbriimonadia bacterium, the following are encoded in one genomic region:
- a CDS encoding ABC transporter permease: protein MASPAILSTRAALSFTERQFMLIKRYWGWEAMFLVYTLCSTLAIGYLAAGLTAQGTVQGAEAQQRITIYLLVGTLLWGYLSTLFWELSAIMGWERWEGTIEYTFMAPVPRFAHLFGMCIYAILYALARTGATLLIVVLMFTLAFQHANWIGALSVLLVGTVSFVGIGILVAILPLLAPEKGQMIAGAIEGIMLLISGVYYPIEVLPTWMQWAARLSPATYTLHGIRASLVEGAGFSALANDLLVLGVMGVVAVPLGMWLFGVAETYCKRTGRLKRSG, encoded by the coding sequence ATGGCATCGCCTGCGATACTTTCGACGCGTGCGGCACTAAGCTTCACCGAGCGACAGTTCATGCTGATAAAGCGGTACTGGGGCTGGGAGGCGATGTTCCTGGTGTACACGCTGTGCAGCACGCTGGCCATAGGATATCTAGCCGCGGGGCTGACAGCACAGGGCACGGTGCAGGGTGCGGAGGCGCAGCAACGTATCACGATCTACCTCCTTGTCGGCACACTGCTATGGGGATACCTTTCCACGCTGTTCTGGGAGCTGAGCGCGATCATGGGCTGGGAGCGCTGGGAAGGGACCATCGAGTACACCTTCATGGCACCCGTGCCACGCTTTGCACACCTATTCGGCATGTGCATTTATGCGATCCTATACGCACTCGCTCGTACGGGAGCCACGCTGCTGATTGTTGTGCTCATGTTCACGTTGGCGTTCCAGCATGCGAATTGGATCGGCGCGCTGAGCGTCTTGCTGGTAGGCACCGTGTCGTTCGTCGGCATCGGTATTCTGGTTGCGATCCTGCCGCTGCTGGCACCCGAGAAGGGCCAGATGATAGCGGGCGCCATCGAGGGCATCATGTTATTGATATCGGGGGTGTACTACCCAATCGAGGTGCTGCCTACGTGGATGCAGTGGGCCGCACGCCTCTCTCCTGCCACCTATACGCTGCACGGCATTCGGGCCTCGCTGGTAGAGGGCGCGGGCTTCTCGGCCCTTGCGAACGACCTGCTGGTTCTCGGCGTGATGGGCGTGGTAGCGGTGCCGCTCGGCATGTGGCTGTTCGGCGTCGCCGAGACCTACTGCAAACGCACGGGGCGATTGAAGCGCAGCGGGTAG
- a CDS encoding GNAT family N-acetyltransferase, translating to MIIQPIREEHVEAVQLLWDFCFNRGERGPRLAFDQLSHDRVQTFVLEGDGRLDSTYLSIHFDMVYDAHRLPMSGIAGVAVAPAARGRGHAHRMMHHAVSHARERGMLVSMLWAFSLDFYRELGWELVGRILRFELPIREIRLDAEARRVRQVEPKATDTIMWLQRTYASRYRGACERAPRRWEHLLRERNRPINMFVYDGESGPEGYMYYCLPPVGEGKMTLTEMVALTSEAHRGLLGSIRRLDMQIERVEWHGPADDWVLVEPYDSCLEVSILRQPMLRVVNAGALLGLQCREGVSADYTLRVEEPEWAEGPRGYRVHIRDGVSEVVPCAPEDCAVGMTQRTFAQCFMGDPDAMLLRRAGHIEVRDEAAFEAFCKHFPAAITYATESF from the coding sequence GTGATCATTCAACCCATTCGCGAAGAACACGTCGAAGCGGTGCAACTGCTTTGGGATTTCTGTTTCAACCGTGGTGAGCGGGGGCCTCGGTTAGCATTCGACCAGCTATCGCACGACCGTGTGCAGACCTTCGTGCTGGAGGGTGATGGGCGCTTAGATAGCACCTACCTCTCCATCCACTTCGACATGGTGTACGACGCTCACCGGCTTCCCATGAGTGGCATCGCGGGTGTCGCAGTGGCACCCGCCGCGCGAGGGCGCGGCCACGCCCATAGGATGATGCACCACGCTGTGTCGCACGCAAGGGAGCGCGGCATGCTTGTCAGTATGTTGTGGGCATTCAGCCTCGACTTCTATCGCGAGCTCGGATGGGAGCTGGTGGGTCGCATCCTTCGCTTCGAGCTACCTATCAGGGAAATACGACTCGACGCAGAGGCGAGACGGGTTCGACAGGTCGAGCCGAAGGCGACTGACACGATCATGTGGTTGCAAAGGACGTACGCTTCTCGCTATCGGGGTGCCTGTGAGCGTGCGCCGAGAAGGTGGGAGCACTTGCTACGAGAGAGGAACCGACCCATCAACATGTTCGTCTACGATGGAGAGAGCGGTCCAGAGGGTTACATGTACTATTGCCTACCACCGGTGGGCGAAGGCAAGATGACTCTGACGGAAATGGTTGCGCTAACATCGGAGGCCCACCGGGGCTTGTTAGGTTCGATTCGCCGCTTGGACATGCAGATCGAGCGCGTCGAGTGGCACGGACCTGCCGATGACTGGGTGTTAGTCGAGCCGTACGATTCCTGCTTGGAAGTTTCAATCTTGCGACAACCGATGCTACGGGTGGTGAATGCCGGGGCGTTGTTGGGGTTGCAGTGCCGAGAGGGCGTGTCGGCGGACTACACCCTGCGGGTCGAGGAGCCGGAGTGGGCCGAAGGTCCGAGAGGGTATCGGGTCCACATCCGCGACGGGGTGTCAGAGGTGGTACCTTGCGCGCCCGAAGATTGTGCGGTCGGCATGACGCAGCGCACCTTTGCGCAGTGTTTCATGGGTGATCCCGACGCGATGCTGTTGCGGCGTGCGGGACATATCGAGGTGCGTGACGAAGCGGCCTTCGAGGCCTTCTGCAAACACTTCCCCGCTGCGATCACCTACGCTACGGAGTCGTTCTGA
- a CDS encoding GNAT family N-acetyltransferase translates to MEHQGDVIEGDLVNLRRTEERDLPFLESLWNDGRTMASVGYPFGLGITTEEIRRWWVRNEVRNENARYGFTEDLGHRIVETKRGLRVGESGFSHPPSGGVATLELKIHADHWGSGYGGDALRALIRHTFDNTNLDLVVVEPALDNHRARSLYAQLGFEPSPRLVLPGRENRGLFMALSRARYRETQGTRPMLSGAG, encoded by the coding sequence ATGGAACATCAAGGAGACGTGATCGAGGGAGACCTCGTGAACCTCCGTCGTACCGAGGAGCGGGACCTGCCGTTTCTCGAGAGCCTGTGGAACGATGGGCGCACGATGGCGTCCGTGGGGTACCCCTTCGGCCTCGGCATTACGACGGAGGAAATAAGGCGATGGTGGGTCCGTAACGAGGTGCGAAACGAGAACGCACGCTACGGGTTCACCGAAGACCTCGGACACCGAATCGTAGAAACGAAGCGCGGCCTGCGCGTCGGGGAGTCAGGCTTCAGCCATCCGCCCAGTGGTGGAGTCGCTACTCTAGAACTGAAGATCCATGCCGACCACTGGGGCTCGGGCTACGGCGGCGATGCGCTGCGCGCGCTGATCCGCCACACGTTCGACAACACCAATCTGGACCTCGTGGTTGTCGAGCCCGCGCTGGACAACCACCGAGCCAGGAGCCTTTACGCGCAGCTCGGGTTCGAACCGAGCCCACGCCTCGTGCTGCCAGGGCGAGAGAACCGCGGGTTGTTCATGGCGCTTAGCCGCGCCAGGTATCGCGAAACTCAGGGGACGCGCCCGATGCTCTCGGGAGCGGGGTAA